The proteins below are encoded in one region of Limnochorda pilosa:
- the spo0A gene encoding sporulation transcription factor Spo0A, with amino-acid sequence MTRVLIADNNLELCEILDRYLSSQPDLSVVGKAYDGEQCLALIAEHEPDVVILDITMPKLDGIAVMERLTTLGVHPRPRVIVLTAMGREDIIQRLTGLGADYFVVKPFDLDVLAERIRQFGPGGAGYAVVKEESAAAQYPAAVDWESQVTQLLHELGVPPHFKGYAYLRDAVVMVLQDEQLLGGTLTKRLYPALAEKYGSSPAGVEAAVRNAIIAGWENGNRELLEQLMGTGRRDRFPTNSMVIANLADYLRFRAPGGRVAGRGR; translated from the coding sequence CTGACACGGGTCCTGATCGCCGATAACAACCTTGAGCTCTGTGAGATCCTGGATCGGTACCTTTCCTCTCAGCCGGACTTGAGCGTGGTGGGAAAGGCCTACGATGGGGAGCAATGCCTGGCGCTGATCGCCGAGCACGAGCCGGACGTGGTGATCCTCGACATCACCATGCCCAAGCTGGACGGTATCGCTGTGATGGAACGCCTGACCACTCTGGGCGTCCACCCGCGCCCGCGGGTGATCGTGCTGACCGCCATGGGCCGCGAGGACATCATCCAGCGGCTGACGGGGCTCGGGGCCGACTACTTCGTGGTCAAGCCCTTCGATCTGGACGTGCTGGCCGAGCGGATCCGCCAGTTCGGGCCGGGTGGAGCCGGGTACGCGGTGGTGAAGGAGGAGAGCGCGGCCGCGCAGTACCCGGCCGCCGTGGACTGGGAGAGCCAGGTCACCCAGCTCCTGCACGAGCTGGGCGTTCCCCCTCACTTCAAGGGCTACGCGTACCTGAGGGATGCGGTGGTGATGGTGCTTCAGGACGAGCAGCTCCTGGGCGGCACCCTCACCAAGCGGCTGTACCCTGCGCTGGCGGAGAAGTACGGATCGAGCCCCGCGGGGGTCGAGGCCGCGGTGCGGAACGCGATCATCGCGGGGTGGGAGAACGGGAACCGCGAGCTCCTGGAGCAGCTCATGGGCACCGGGCGGAGGGACCGGTTTCCCACCAACTCCATGGTGATCGCCAACCTGGCCGATTACCTGCGGTTCCGGGCACCGGGAGGGCGGGTCGCCGGCCGGGGCCGGTGA
- a CDS encoding FhaA domain-containing protein, which produces MNWADRLEAWLGRAWDGRLQRRRGGLQPVLVARALEAEMLANKRVSILHTYVPNRYQVFLHPDDWAALRPIRRTLTVEMAEYLRDVADREHCAFVSPPRVEWVEASEGRKGQVRVEASFLEPEAAPEPAPPLDGPPEEPGEEPGDEVPNALFEGAPAGEVEPRGEEGAGLAEADEPPPMEGTRRFRATPEPSAGPRGRLVVVAGADRGTAFPLRRSEVVVGRASGEEPADVVLNDRAVSRRHARLVWRGGLWWLEDLGSTNGTYVNGDLIDSGWLQPGDRVEVGGSELLLEDEEPPRS; this is translated from the coding sequence GTGAACTGGGCGGACAGGCTCGAGGCTTGGCTGGGGCGCGCTTGGGATGGTCGCCTGCAGCGCCGGCGGGGCGGGTTGCAGCCGGTCCTCGTAGCCCGCGCCCTGGAGGCGGAGATGCTCGCCAACAAGCGGGTGAGCATCCTGCACACCTACGTGCCCAACCGGTATCAGGTCTTCCTCCACCCCGACGACTGGGCGGCGCTGCGGCCGATTCGCCGCACACTCACCGTCGAGATGGCGGAATACCTCCGCGACGTGGCAGACCGGGAGCATTGTGCCTTCGTCAGCCCCCCTCGCGTCGAGTGGGTTGAGGCGAGCGAGGGCCGGAAGGGCCAGGTGCGGGTGGAGGCGTCGTTCCTGGAGCCGGAAGCGGCCCCTGAGCCGGCGCCACCCTTGGATGGTCCCCCCGAAGAGCCGGGGGAGGAGCCCGGGGACGAGGTGCCCAACGCCCTATTCGAGGGGGCGCCGGCCGGGGAGGTCGAGCCCCGGGGCGAGGAGGGTGCCGGTCTTGCCGAGGCCGACGAGCCTCCGCCGATGGAGGGAACCCGACGCTTCCGGGCGACGCCGGAGCCCTCCGCGGGTCCGCGGGGAAGGTTGGTGGTGGTCGCAGGGGCCGACCGGGGAACGGCCTTCCCGCTTCGACGGAGCGAGGTCGTGGTCGGCAGGGCCTCAGGCGAGGAGCCCGCGGACGTGGTCCTGAACGATCGGGCCGTCTCCCGCCGGCATGCCCGCCTGGTCTGGCGGGGCGGGCTCTGGTGGCTCGAGGACCTGGGAAGCACCAACGGCACGTACGTGAACGGGGACCTGATCGACTCAGGCTGGCTCCAGCCCGGCGACCGGGTGGAGGTGGGCGGCTCCGAGTTGCTCCTGGAAGACGAGGAGCCTCCCCGGTCCTGA